A window of Gadus chalcogrammus isolate NIFS_2021 chromosome 16, NIFS_Gcha_1.0, whole genome shotgun sequence contains these coding sequences:
- the gap43 gene encoding neuromodulin, protein MLCCIRRTKPVEKNEDADQKIEQDGAVHKPEDKAHKAATKIQASFRGHITRKKMKDGEEEEEEKEGNAPAVPEEGEEEKKGEEEQKAAGEEAPAKVEEQKAGGEEVKKEEETSQAKSPAAAEKPANSPAPAAAAASPVGAAPSPTAASAPSEPQKEEPKVEEKAEEAAAPAKTPTVATPAEEKKEEEKKEVVEEARQADVPAAVSPTAEKEEPNQTTDKQDAVEESKVEEAAPAAPAEADEPKAD, encoded by the exons gtgGAGAAGAACGAGGATGCTGACCAGAAGATCGAGCAGGACGGCGCCGTCCACAAACCCGAGGACAAGGCCCACAAGGCCGCCACCAAAATACAGGCCAGCTTCCGAGGACACATAACCCGGAAAAAGATGAAGGacggcgaggaagaggaggaggagaaggagggcaaCGCCCCGGCCGTGCccgaggagggcgaggaggagaagaaaggggaggaggagcagaaggccgCCGGAGAAGAGGCGCCCGccaaggtggaggagcagaaggccggaggggaggaggtaaagaaggaggaggagacgagccAAGCCAAGAGCCCCGCCGCGGCCGAGAAGCCGGCTAACTCCCCGgcccctgccgccgccgccgcctcccccgTAGGCGCGGCCCCCTCCCCCACGGCCGCCAGCGCGCCCTCCGAACCCCAGAAAGAGGAGCccaaggtggaggagaaggcagAGGAGGCTGCGGCGCCCGCCAAGACCCCCACGGTGGCCACCCCCgccgaggagaagaaggaggaggagaagaaggaggtggtggaggaggccagACAAGCCGACGTGCCTGCTGCTGTCAGCCCGACTGCTGAGAAGGAAGAGCCAAACCAAACAACCGATAAACAAG atgCTGTAGAGGAGTCTAAAGTAGAGGAGGCCgccccagcagccccagcgGAGGCCGACGAGCCCAAGGCTGATTAA